A genome region from Scleropages formosus chromosome 6, fSclFor1.1, whole genome shotgun sequence includes the following:
- the rplp0 gene encoding large ribosomal subunit protein uL10 produces MPREDRATWKSNYFMKIIQLLDDYPKCFIVGADNVGSKQMQTIRLSLRGKAVVLMGKNTMMRKAIRGHLENNPALEKLLPHIRGNVGFVFTKEDLTEIRDMLLANKVPAAARAGAIAPCDVIVPAQNTGLGPEKTSFFQALGITTKISRGTIEILSDVQLIKTGDKVGASEATLLNMLNISPFSYGLIIQQVYDNGSVYSPEVLDITEEALHKRFLEGVRNIASVCLEIGYPTLASIPHSIINGYKRVLAVAVETDYTFPLAEKVKAYLADPSAFAAAAPAAAAAETAAAPAAAAAAEKETKEESEESDEDMGFGLFD; encoded by the exons ATGCCCAGGGAAGACAGGGCCACGTGGAAGTCCAACTACTTCATGAAAATCATC CAACTCCTGGATGACTACCCCAAGTGCTTCATTGTTGGAGCTGACAATGTGGGCTCCAAGCAGATGCAGACCATCCGTCTGTCCCTGCGTGGCAAGGCCGTGGTGTTGATGGGCAAAAACACCATGATGCGCAAAGCCATCCGTGGCCACCTGGAGAACAACCCTGCCCTGGAGAA GCTGCTGCCCCACATCCGTGGGAATGTGGGTTTCGTCTTCACCAAGGAGGATCTGACTGAGATCAGAGACATGCTGCTGGCCAACAAG GTGCCAGCTGCTGCTCGTGCCGGTGCCATCGCCCCTTGCGATGTCATCGTGCCAGCACAAAACACTGGTCTGGGACCTGAGAAGACCTCCTTCTTCCAGGCTTTGGGAATCACCACCAAGATCTCTAGAGGAACCATTGAAATCTTG AGCGATGTGCAGCTCATCAAGACTGGAGACAAGGTGGGAGCCAGCGAGGCCACGCTGCTCAACATGCTGAACATCTCGCCTTTCTCCTACGGGCTCATCATCCAGCAGGTGTACGACAACGGCAGTGTGTACAGCCCTGAGGTGCTGGACATCACTGAGGAGGCCCTGCACAAAAGGTTCCTGGAG GGTGTGAGGAACATTGCCAGTGTGTGCCTGGAGATCGGCTACCCCACACTCGCGTCCATACCTCACTCCATCATCAACGGCTACAAGAGGGTCCTTGCTGTTGCCGTGGAGACAGATTACACCTTCCCCTTGGCTGAGAAG GTCAAGGCCTATTTGGCTGACCCATCTGCCTTTGCTGCAGCCGCtcctgcggctgctgctgcagaaactgcagctgcacctgctgctgccgccgccgccgagaAAGAGACGAAGGAGGAGTCTGAGGAATCGGACGAAGACATGGGCTTTGGTCTGTTCGATTAG
- the LOC108932989 gene encoding ras-related protein Rab-35-like, which produces MARDYDYLFKLLIIGDSGVGKSSLLLRFADNTFSGSYITTIGVDFKIRTVEINGEKVKLQIWDTAGQERFRTITSTYYRGTHGVIVVYDVSSAESFVNVKRWLHEINQNCDDVCRILVGNKNDDPNSKVVETNDAQKFAEQMGIQLFETSAKENINVEDMFNCITELVLKAKKEVLAKQQQHDDVVKLTKNSKRKKKCC; this is translated from the exons ATGGCGAGGGACTACGATTACCTCTTTAAACTGCTCATCATCGGCGATAGCG GGGTGGGGAAAAGCAGTCTACTCCTACGCTTTGCAGACAACACGTTTTCAG gGAGCTACATCACCACCATTGGTGTCGACTTTAAGATTCGGACAGTGGAGATCAACGGTGAGAAGGTGAAATTGCAGATCTGGGACACGGCGGGTCAGGAGCGCTTCCGGACCATCACATCCAC GTACTACAGGGGCACCCATGGTGTTATAGTGGTGTATGACGTTAGCAGCGCAGAATCCTTTGTCAACGTGAAGCGATGGCTGCATGAAATCAACCAGAATTGTGACGATGTCTGCAGGATATTAG TTGGTAACAAGAATGATGATCCCAACTCCAAAGTGGTGGAAACAAATGACGCCCAGAAATTTGCAGAGCAAATGGGGATCCAACTCTTTGAGACGAGCGCGAAAGAAAACATCAACGTAGAGGAT ATGTTCAACTGCATTACAGAGCTGGTTTTGAAAGCCAAAAAGGAGGTTCTGGCCAAGCAACAGCAGCATGACGATGTGGTCAAACTGACCAAGAACAGCAAGCGGAAGAAGAAGTGCTGCTGA